A single genomic interval of Nasonia vitripennis strain AsymCx chromosome 3 unlocalized genomic scaffold, Nvit_psr_1.1 chr3_random0006, whole genome shotgun sequence harbors:
- the LOC100678729 gene encoding uncharacterized protein LOC100678729, with amino-acid sequence MRGLDETWPADLVEMQLYAQENKGYNYLLTVIDVFSKYAWTVPLKQKTGNEVAAAMKSVLDRGKYKWLDILPDLLREYNNSEHRTIGMKPKDGNRKNEAIVLKHFFRISQENRKKAKFMVGYKVRVSKMKQVFEKGYTPNLLTEVFTISKVVLTYPVYTYKMKDYQDQPITGGFYEQELFYM; translated from the exons ATGCGTGGCTTGGACGAGACCTGGCCAGCTGATCTGGTGGAAATGCAGCTTTACGCACAAGAGAACAAGGGTTACAATTACTTGCTGACGGTTATCGATGTCTTCTCAAAGTACGCTTGGACCGTACCTTTGAAGCAGAAAACTGGAAACGAAGTTGCAGCAGCAATGAAGTCTGTTCTAGATCGAG GTAAATACAAATGGCTTGATATCTTACCTGATTTACTAAGGGAGTACAATAACAGCGAACACCGCACCATCGGTATGAAACCTAAAGATGGCAACAGGAAGAATGAAGCTATAgttttgaaacatttttttcgaataagtcaagaaaacagaaaaaaagctAAATTTATGGTTGGATATAAGGTGAGAGTGAGCAAAATGAAGCAAGTATTTGAAAAAGGTTATACACCTAACTTGTTGACAGAGGTTTTTACCATTAGTAAAGTTGTACTAACGTACCCAGTATATACGTACAAAATGAAGGATTATCAAGATCAACCTATCACTGGTGGTTTCTACGAGCAAGAACTCTTTTATATGTAA
- the LOC103317528 gene encoding uncharacterized protein LOC103317528 gives MIGYRKNHRIHANDTYDRYEKTVGTPFTRQEIVAITEAAKWLLERSTGQRTVSFCSDSRAALMALDSISLSLKEVLRCRQALESLAEHNMVRLVWVPVHSGVVGNEKADKLAGRGANGIPARRCAVAVSTCEVNRAIKDWLNAQLSDKCTNAKGLRQARALMGNSPPVEWLRTIGG, from the exons ATGATTGGTTATCGAAAGAATCACAGGATCCATGCAAACGACACCTACGATCGCTATGAAAAGACTGTTGGAACTCCCTTCACTAGGCAAG AAATCGTGGCCATTACAGAAGCAGCCAAATGGCTGTTGGAAAGAAGCACAGGGCAAAGAACTGTAAGCTTCTGCTCGGATAGCAGGGCAGCTCTCATGGCGCTAGATAGTATCAGTCTCTCCTTAAAAGAAGTACTAAGGTGCAGACAGGCGCTAGAATCACTGGCGGAACACAACATGGTGAGACTGGTGTGGGTACCAGTACACTCAGGCGTGGTGGGCAACGAAAAGGCAGACAAGCTGGCAGGTAGGGGCGCGAACGGCATTCCAGCAAGAAGGTGCGCAGTCGCTGTTTCTACCTGCGAGGTAAACAGAGCAATTAAAGACTGGCTCAACGCGCAACTGAGCGACAAGTGTACTAACGCCAAAGGGCTAAGACAGGCTAGGGCTCTGATGGGCAACAGTCCACCCGTGGAGTGGCTGCGAACCATTGGAGGGTAG